agcctcagaaattgcagcccaaataaatgtttcagttCAAgaaaaagacacatctcaacatcaactgttcagagaagactgcgtaaatcaggccaaattgctgcaaagaaaccactactaaaggacaccaataagaagaagacacttgcttgggccaagaaacacgagcaatggacatcagaccggtggaaatctgtcctttggtctgatgagtccaaatttgagatttttggttccaaccactgtgtctttgtgagatgcagtgtaggcttttctggtgacactgagtgatttatttagagttcaaggcacatttaaccagcatggctaccacagcattctgcagcgatacgccatcccatctggtttgcgcttagtgggactataatttgttttcaacaggacaatgacccagcacaactccaggctgtgtaagaccTATttgaagaaggagagtgatgggatgctgcatcagatgacctggcctccacacccgacctcaacccaaatgagatggtttgggatggttGGACAgtagagggaaggaaaagcagccaacaagtgctcagcatatgtggaaactctttcaaggctgttggaaaagcattccaggtgaagctggttgagagaatgccaagagtgtgaaaacctgtcatcaaggcaaagggtggctactttgaagaatctcaaatataaaatatattttgatttgtttaacccttttttggttactacatgattccatatgtgttatttcatagttttgatgtcttcactattattctacaatatagaaaataaagaaaaacccttgaatgagtaggtgtgtccaaacttttgactggtactgcatatttgACACAACTTAGTTGCATTCTTTACGTAAGGCAATGTATCATTGGTGTAAGTTAAACAGCTACTCCCAGAAATGACCATTGACTACAAAAATGAATATCCCTGTATATACATACGTACATCAATACAATGGCTAGGAATAGGTTATATTGCTCATGGATTCTTTATTTGGTATAAACCAACAATATGCACATTTATAGATGATATTGATTGTGAATATCAAGTATTCTTAATAAGGCCCTTGGAAACACAGCCAATAAAACAAATTTACATCCAACCTCATTAAATATGATTAAATTGCATTTGTTTCATTGTTGTTTTGGATGAGGCCTAAACATGGCCAGTTTAGAAGTAGTGCAGCGTATACGGACTCCATGTGCAATATGCAATAGTAAATAAAACAGTGGGTGTGTTATCGTTAGATTAGAAGCTTGGCAGTTGTGCAGGTTTAGCTAACGAACACAACTGACACAGTGCGCTAAAGGACAGTATAATACATGGTCACTGGAGCCACCAAACCGAGAACTCATCTCTGTTCCTGTGTTGCAACGATATCTGTCTCTCACCATAACCCTGGTACTAACGGACATTATGTGTCCTGGCATGTCAGCTCCCAGCATAGGAAGCTAGGATATTAACCAGTATTGATTTCAATCAGGACAGTTGAATTGGGCTGCTGGTGTGGTAGGTTTAGTGGCACAGACTAAATACATGAGCAGTACTAGATTTCTGTCGACAGGTCGCATTTCACAGATTCCTAGATACGcgacaaaagcttatttctcataTTCCAAGCCTTGTGGCCTCCTAACATGCGTTCTGTATCTTACACCATTATCTCCGGCTAGTCTAATGTCTGAGTAGTAGTCAGGGCAGTCGCCCCTTCCTCCAGCAATACACCTTGCAGTATCCCACAACATGGTTGTCATTGTTACTCTGGCAGTTTGAGTGTTTCGGAAACAGAGGGGCCACTGCGGGGAGGCCCCCGAGCGGAACCCTGGAGAGTGAAAGACCAGGAGGAACCCCCCTTGAGCTCAGTCTGCAGTTTGATAGTGGCAGAGGGGGACGTGAAGGTGGTGGTGAAGGGGGGTGTGGTTGGCAGTAGGGAGCTCTAGATGTTGGTCTCCCTCTGCATGGCGTCCTCATCTTTGGGGTCTATCATGTCCTCCAAGGCCTGGGCGTCCCCGTCTGTCTCCTTTTGGTCCTGGTCCCGGTCGGGATCCTCGGTTTCAGTCCGTTTGTACATCTCCTCCTGCTTGCGCTCCTTGGCCAGGAGTCTGTAGTTGATGAAGTTGCCGATGAACAGCCAAATGCTGGCCATGatcaccacagcaccacagcaaaAATACATGTACTTGTAGTTTTTGGTGATGTCCACCAGTTTACCTGTAAATAAGAGCATAGAAAGGGTAAATGTGATGAAGGCCTGTCATATCGCTATTTTCTGCATTTCCAAATATGCCTTTATCAGTTTCTTCATGTCTACTGATCTTTAATGAGGAACATTATCTCAAATAAATGAAGCATTTTGTCAAGGACCAATAATCACAGAATTAACTTTCCATTTGTTGTTATTGTAATTAGACAAATAAGCACATATTATAAGAACGCCAAAATGTAATATTGCTTTTCCACTCTAAATCAGCAAACTCTATAACCAAGATCAAACCAAGTGAATGACTACTAAGCAATAGCACTCCTTAAAACTATAATTGAGTGACTTTAATTTATTCCTTTGGCATATCAACTGCTTAAAAAGTAAACAATGTCTCAGAACTGAATTAAGTAGTAATGAGTTGAGAGATCAGTGACATACCTGCCAGGGGTGGACCAATGAGGACAGGGCAGCACTCCACAATGGTGGTGAGCCCCACGGCACTGGAGAACCTCTGAGCCCCCACCAGGTCCATCAGGGTCTCAAACAGCACAGAGCTGACCATGCCGAAGGCAAAGCCAAAGAATACGGCATACACCACCAGGCCTGTGTAGCTCTCCACCAGGGGGCAGAGGATGTGGCACACCCCGTTGTAGAGCACGGCGAAGCTGAAGAAGTACTGGATCCTGGGCCGGATCCACTTGGAGTTGGCCAGGAGCCCCATGGAGGGCCGGGCAAACATGTCCACGAAGGCCAGGATGGAGAGCAGGAAGGCGGCCGAGTACTCATCCACGCCTATGTCCTTGGCGTAGGCCGTCAGGAAGACTATTGGTGAGAAAAAGCCCAAGAACATGATGACGTTGCCCGACAGGTAGATGAGGAAACCGCGGTGCTTGAAAAGCGACAGGTCAATGAACTTGTTGACAGTCCCCAAACAAGTGGTCGTCTCCTTCTTCTTGGTGGCAGTTTTGGCAACAACCAACTCCTCATCCTTCTTGATCTTGCCCAGCGGTGGCCCCAGGGGCCTCATCAGGGAGCCAGCCACACAGCAATTGAGCAGTATGCCCCCCAGGATGAGGAAGCTGCCCCTCCAGCCGAAGGAGTTGAACAGGTACTGGTTGAAAGGGGCTAGGCTGCTCAGGAACACTGGGCTACCGGCCATGGCTATTCCGTTAGCGATGGGACGCTTCTTATAGAAGTACTTGCCAATCATAGTCAGTGCTGGCTGAAGGTTAAAGGCTAGGCCCAGGCCTTTGTGAGGAGAGAGGATAATATGATTTAGAGATAAAAAATAACATACATTTCTAACAAGAAAATTATCTGATAAGATAATTCAGGCATATATGACAGTGAGCATAAAGTACACATTCGGAATAATATACATTTTCTTCAAGTAGCCAGACAGTGGTCATTAAATGATTTGACAAATCAAGCTTAACTGTACTCTTGTAATGTATCTATAGTCTTTTACTATGATCTTTGTGAAACACAGAATGGAAAACTCCGAATCAGTTGTAGGCCTATTTTCAACCAGCCACTTAAGGAGTTTGACACTATAATCAAATTAACTCTGAATGATGTGAAATGGATTTCATCGGAATTACCTCCTATAAGACCGATGCAAACATAAAGCTCCACCACGCTGTTGCAGAAGGAAGCAGATATCAACCCGATAGAAGACAGTACTCCCCCCATGATCATGACAGGTCTGCagccatatgtgtttaccagtacACTGCTTATGGGACCTGGAAGAGAAACAAATGAGATACTAAAAACATGGTCTTTCATCCAACCTATACATTCTGCCTGCAATAGACTAGGGTAATCATGTAGTGATTACTTAACGGTTTAAGCTTGTTAGCGTTGAAAGACAGCGTGAAACTTCCCAGCTCTGGAAATAGAGGCACTGTAACAAGGCCTTGTTGATACTGGTAAACAATGTACAACTACGTGTTGTGTGTTCTGCATGTATTCTTAAGGGGGCGAGGGCTGCATTGAGAGATCAGTAACAAACAGGCATGGGTATAACACAGCATTATCTTAGTAGTCAAACAAACAAATGGCCTCATTGCCAATAAGTACAGAGCACGTTGACAAAACATCTGTTATTTTCCAGCGTAGCTACATATGTATCAGAGATCCCATCACGACAAGCAATACATGTACTGTTGGACCAACAAGACCAATGACACAGAGTGCAGGTGAGGTCTTGGACATAACTCAGGACCTAGACAATTAACCAATGGGTGCCTGTCAGCCTTGGACAGGTTGCACTGAGAGCTGAGGGCCAAACAGAGAGTGTTAGTCAAACGGAATGAGTCAGAATCGATCAAGCCCGTCAAGCCTCATCGACACGCTGAGTGAAGACATTGAACTGAGCTCTGGTTGGACACGCAATGGGTCTCTCTGTCTCATAAGCTTTCAAGGCACAGCTGCCATGGTAATGCAAAACAGAGACACAATGTGGCAACCAGTTATCTTATGAAGTGGATGATAGACACTGACTGTATGAATACACACTGTATGGGCATAGATAGGTTTCATATGTGACAGCGAGAGAATGCTGGTTAACGTAAATGGACTCTGTTGAATTGGAGCATCCCCAGATATATTTGCTGAAAGTGCATTGCAATGCAATGTGTTCATATCTGAAAAGAGGGGGAATCATGAACtatgatacacacacaccttgaagTGAGCTGAAGACCTTGGCTCCATGACCCATTTGTCCCTCAGCTCAGTTTCTCTGTAATTCACAATTTTCCATGAGTAACAGTAAGCACTTGATATTGGTAGTAAACGCACAGATGAGT
This Oncorhynchus clarkii lewisi isolate Uvic-CL-2024 chromosome 21, UVic_Ocla_1.0, whole genome shotgun sequence DNA region includes the following protein-coding sequences:
- the LOC139378583 gene encoding monocarboxylate transporter 2-like isoform X1, encoding MPPPAAGPPAVTPPDGGWGWAVVLGSFISIGFSYAFPKAITVYFKDIQKIFDCSYSQIAWISSIMLAVMYAGGPISSVLVNTYGCRPVMIMGGVLSSIGLISASFCNSVVELYVCIGLIGGLGLAFNLQPALTMIGKYFYKKRPIANGIAMAGSPVFLSSLAPFNQYLFNSFGWRGSFLILGGILLNCCVAGSLMRPLGPPLGKIKKDEELVVAKTATKKKETTTCLGTVNKFIDLSLFKHRGFLIYLSGNVIMFLGFFSPIVFLTAYAKDIGVDEYSAAFLLSILAFVDMFARPSMGLLANSKWIRPRIQYFFSFAVLYNGVCHILCPLVESYTGLVVYAVFFGFAFGMVSSVLFETLMDLVGAQRFSSAVGLTTIVECCPVLIGPPLAGKLVDITKNYKYMYFCCGAVVIMASIWLFIGNFINYRLLAKERKQEEMYKRTETEDPDRDQDQKETDGDAQALEDMIDPKDEDAMQRETNI
- the LOC139378583 gene encoding monocarboxylate transporter 2-like isoform X2, which codes for MGHGAKVFSSLQGPISSVLVNTYGCRPVMIMGGVLSSIGLISASFCNSVVELYVCIGLIGGLGLAFNLQPALTMIGKYFYKKRPIANGIAMAGSPVFLSSLAPFNQYLFNSFGWRGSFLILGGILLNCCVAGSLMRPLGPPLGKIKKDEELVVAKTATKKKETTTCLGTVNKFIDLSLFKHRGFLIYLSGNVIMFLGFFSPIVFLTAYAKDIGVDEYSAAFLLSILAFVDMFARPSMGLLANSKWIRPRIQYFFSFAVLYNGVCHILCPLVESYTGLVVYAVFFGFAFGMVSSVLFETLMDLVGAQRFSSAVGLTTIVECCPVLIGPPLAGKLVDITKNYKYMYFCCGAVVIMASIWLFIGNFINYRLLAKERKQEEMYKRTETEDPDRDQDQKETDGDAQALEDMIDPKDEDAMQRETNI